A stretch of Dyadobacter subterraneus DNA encodes these proteins:
- a CDS encoding T9SS type A sorting domain-containing protein, with product MASKFTRILFFLLISFTSIMSYGQQKGIIKTERNAPFGIVSFSADSELTGIGDTKHVDGYVERAGTWQQLFPVGNKGSYRPFASEVGSVVGAYFKENPESATLPSGGPFRISIKETSITKVSDQEFWDINGNSATKLSLTWNAASNISALTGGNLALLTIVGWNSSNARWEKITSAVDEISVLGNSSSLGFGSITTIQQIVPNTYSVFSFASLVGSVTAPSYVGKFEVASCSEIRGWIWDKSYPDRPLTIELMEGNKVIAMVNANIHRKDLLDSGIGTGNYGFSFSSPSYLIDGQSHNLSIRIRNTNYYLEGAPKILNCNFAGDIEKADCNMIKGWAWNKNNPNENLELEFVENDSVFFSLKADQFRSDLKNNGIGTGYYGFSIPLPVKLKDGKVHQFSARIKDVNYILSNSIQTVTCMPSLYSGRLETVGCNTINGWAWDKNYPNSTITIELIEGNSKFATTTASSYRGDLESNGIGTGYYGFSFAFPSGLKDGKSHQLSVRVQGSTVLLPDSPKTITCAANDYAGSFEWVDCNRVSGWAWDKNFPGNAVTVELFEGSTVYATAPANSYREDLKLNGTGTGNYGFSFILPSSLKDGKSHQLSVRVQGSTSLLQNSPRSLQCSVNDYSGNFNGVDCDIVRGWAWDKNSPNNAVTVELVEGSTVYATAVANSYQEALKDAGIGTGNYGFNFALPASLKDGKSHQLSIRVQGSTVVLSSSPRTISCVSNLYSGRFEQASCNTISGWAWDMNSPGSALTVELVEGNVVYASATANSYRSDLKSTVRTGYYGFSFALPSGLKDGKSHQLSVRVQGSTILLPDSPRSIICFASAARMSAAESTASFNSETKLSRDMIVFPNPASNNLNVSFSLNTGQSATLRLRNIFGQIVLQESMIGSGLRQEQKIDLSQTPVGVYVLQLSVAKEIGSKVIVVVK from the coding sequence ATGGCATCAAAATTTACCAGAATACTTTTTTTTCTGCTGATCAGCTTCACATCCATCATGAGCTATGGACAGCAAAAAGGAATCATAAAAACTGAACGGAACGCACCTTTTGGTATTGTTAGTTTTTCGGCAGATTCGGAGCTTACGGGTATTGGTGATACCAAGCATGTGGATGGTTATGTGGAACGAGCTGGTACCTGGCAACAACTATTTCCCGTGGGTAATAAAGGATCTTACAGGCCTTTTGCTTCTGAGGTTGGCAGCGTTGTCGGCGCTTACTTCAAGGAAAATCCGGAATCCGCAACACTTCCTTCGGGGGGACCTTTCCGGATATCTATAAAAGAAACCTCCATTACCAAAGTCAGTGATCAGGAGTTCTGGGACATTAATGGCAATTCTGCTACCAAATTGTCTCTGACCTGGAATGCGGCAAGTAATATCTCAGCACTTACAGGTGGTAACCTGGCCTTATTAACTATTGTGGGATGGAACTCATCGAACGCCAGATGGGAAAAAATAACATCGGCTGTCGATGAAATTAGTGTTTTGGGAAATTCTAGTTCGTTGGGGTTTGGATCCATAACTACTATTCAGCAGATTGTTCCCAACACCTACTCTGTATTTTCTTTCGCAAGTTTGGTTGGAAGTGTTACAGCTCCCAGTTACGTGGGAAAGTTCGAAGTAGCTTCCTGCTCTGAAATCAGAGGGTGGATATGGGATAAAAGTTATCCGGACAGACCTCTAACCATTGAATTGATGGAAGGTAACAAAGTCATAGCTATGGTTAATGCAAATATTCACAGGAAAGATCTGCTCGATAGTGGAATTGGTACTGGTAATTATGGATTTAGTTTTTCTTCCCCTAGCTACCTCATTGATGGCCAATCTCATAACCTTAGCATAAGAATTAGAAATACTAATTACTATTTGGAGGGAGCTCCCAAAATTCTCAACTGTAATTTCGCAGGCGATATAGAAAAAGCAGATTGCAATATGATTAAAGGTTGGGCCTGGAATAAAAATAATCCAAATGAAAACCTTGAGTTAGAATTTGTCGAAAATGATAGTGTTTTCTTCTCGCTCAAAGCGGATCAATTTAGGAGTGATTTAAAAAATAATGGTATTGGCACTGGCTACTACGGGTTTTCAATACCGTTGCCTGTAAAGCTCAAAGATGGTAAAGTACATCAGTTTTCCGCAAGAATTAAAGATGTAAATTATATTCTTTCTAATTCTATTCAAACCGTAACGTGTATGCCTTCATTATATTCTGGAAGACTGGAAACAGTCGGTTGTAACACGATCAATGGTTGGGCTTGGGATAAAAACTATCCTAATTCAACAATTACAATAGAATTAATAGAGGGTAATTCTAAATTTGCAACCACAACTGCCAGCTCGTACCGTGGAGATTTAGAAAGCAATGGTATTGGTACGGGATATTACGGTTTTAGTTTTGCATTTCCTTCGGGCTTAAAAGATGGGAAGTCGCACCAGTTGAGTGTCCGGGTTCAGGGGAGCACTGTCCTTTTGCCGGATTCACCAAAGACAATTACCTGTGCGGCCAACGATTATGCTGGCAGTTTTGAATGGGTCGATTGTAACAGGGTCAGCGGTTGGGCCTGGGACAAGAATTTTCCTGGTAATGCCGTCACCGTAGAATTGTTCGAAGGGAGCACTGTATACGCGACCGCACCAGCAAATAGTTACCGTGAGGATTTAAAGCTGAATGGAACAGGAACTGGGAATTATGGTTTCAGTTTTATATTACCTTCGAGCTTGAAAGATGGGAAGTCGCACCAGCTCAGTGTCAGAGTACAAGGCAGTACCTCTTTATTACAAAACTCTCCTAGGTCATTACAGTGTTCAGTTAATGATTACTCTGGGAACTTCAATGGAGTGGATTGTGATATTGTCAGAGGTTGGGCATGGGATAAGAACTCACCTAATAATGCTGTAACCGTAGAACTTGTTGAAGGCAGTACTGTATATGCAACAGCAGTCGCAAATAGTTATCAGGAAGCACTTAAGGATGCGGGCATAGGCACAGGGAACTATGGTTTCAATTTTGCGCTTCCCGCCAGTTTGAAGGATGGGAAGTCGCATCAGTTAAGCATCAGGGTACAGGGTAGTACGGTCGTACTGTCAAGTTCACCAAGAACGATAAGTTGTGTTTCAAATTTGTATTCCGGTCGTTTTGAGCAGGCAAGCTGTAATACGATTAGTGGCTGGGCTTGGGATATGAATTCTCCTGGCTCAGCACTTACCGTCGAATTGGTAGAGGGCAATGTTGTTTATGCCAGTGCAACTGCGAATAGTTACCGTTCGGATCTTAAGAGTACTGTACGCACGGGATATTACGGTTTTAGTTTTGCACTTCCTTCGGGCTTAAAAGATGGGAAGTCGCACCAGTTGAGTGTCCGGGTTCAGGGGAGCACTATCCTTTTGCCGGATTCGCCCAGATCAATAATTTGCTTTGCATCAGCAGCCAGGATGTCAGCAGCAGAAAGCACTGCAAGTTTTAATTCAGAAACTAAGCTAAGTAGAGATATGA